CGATTACGTCTGCTAGGGCGAGGGGGAACGGCGGGGAGGTGAGGGTCGTTTTCTTTATTACCACCGTCTCCGGCAGGATTGACGAAGGcggtgttggtgttgttcATCTCCATTTTGTggcaagaggaggagatgtCTCTCGTGTGGTGGAAGCCAATGGGGCTTGTAGTGACCCTTTTGTGAATGATAGTTATAAGATGTCACAATAGGACATCAACTAATGAAGGTTAGTAAAGGTACTTTGGATAAATAATTTGGACTGAATGCTTTGCAGACATACAATGTAACTACGTAAGTAGGCGTGTGTCTCTATCGGTATCTGGAAGCGGTAGAGTCCAGTGTGTCGAAGGTACAAGATGGTGAAATGTGAGTAAGAACTTGTATAAACCTTGTCAACTGGCTGGATAAGAATGGAATGGAATAGAGAAATAAAGGACGGATGGAATTCTGGTAAAAAGGGCATAATAATAGCTCTTGGGACCTGAGTGGCTGATTGAATTGTTGAACAGAGTTTCCTCTCGATATCGGACAAAGTCTCAGTTAGAGGCGCCATAAAACTCAACCAGAGTTTGAATGGATACTCTACGGAGGTTTACCAGAAACATTGAAAGTAAATCGAGGAGACGTTTGAGAAGGAAAAGCCAATACTGACGCGTAATTGCGTTCTTGTCGTGCCGCCATGCCAACAGCCTCCTTTTAGTCTTGTAGCTTCAGCACTTACCATGCTGTCGGGAAAAGAACTAACTTCGGCTCGAATACCGTTGAAAGTTTGAGAAACTTACAcataattttaatagtaatcgCATAATTCACAATATCTTGACTTGCAGCTCCGCTATACCGACTTTGTTCGTCTACAATTATCACCGCACTATGCACTAGCAATTCCAGCCCCGTGTTCCTAAAACAACAAGATCCATATTTCAAAATCCAAAACCCTGGATCAAGCAACTcattatactatatactcTAGGGCATATTTATATGGTTTTTCCCTTAATTCGATGTCTTGTACCTTTGGGTCATCTCGTCTGCGACACGAAGGTTCGATAGAATAAATACATGTTCAAGATCTAGTGCTGCTGTATGCTACATCTTGCAAACTAATACATTTGGGGTACATATAACTCCCATTTACATCATTAAGTATAGCTCTTGCCCAGCGTATTTGAAGCGTAGCAATTCTTTCTGGGGCGTTGCCCCTCGACAGCACGCCGCCGTTTACTCGTCTCTACGTACAGAATTTAAGGGGGTGTATTATCTCAACACTATGACTTCGATACCTCTTTAGTTCTAACATTATAATTTCAATATGGAAAGAGTCTTTTTATGGAAGCACCCCTGGCTGCTTTGGCTATTGCTCCTCGCGAAAGACTTCATGGTTTAAGATTTCATGGCTTCAGATTTCAAGGGTCCTATTACCAGTACAAGCCACCACGAGTGAGCCTAAGTTTATTCACTCCCTGATGTTAAAGTCTAATCGCATAGgagtaattatattattcaAATTACATTAGCTCCAACATTTTGTTTGGCGATGTTATCAGTCGCTGTTTTGCTCCAACTGGAGGCCGAAACTAGCAATTTAGATGCTGCGACGACTAACATGGATTGGCTGCAGGGAGCCACAATTGATCGCCAACGCGGCCCGTGACGTCATGATTATTGCTATTCCAAGGAACCAGCTTCACAGCGATTGTCCTTTATTTATCTACAATTTCAACGCGGAATTATCTGTATCAACTTTACCTTcgttttaccttttttaatgCACATGACTGGCAACGGCCTAATATGCAATGTTTGGGGCCAGCGCGCGATCAAGCCTCGGCGTCTTGCCGCTGATTTCTAGGTCGCAGGCACTGCCAAGAGCGCATCAATGGCTCAAGCCAAGCATCCAGCAACGATTTCACACGCCTATAAGAAACTTTTCGACGTCGCGGGGGCTGTATGAGGACGGGTCGAAGAGGAAATCGAAGCACTTGCACGAAAAAGGCCAGGAggcggatgaggaagatggcaGACGCCATGGAGCGCAGAAAAAGGCTGACGACAGGCCCTGGCACCGATTGAGCGGCAGCAAACAGTACAAAGAGACGTCGCCAGATCCATCTGGAGGAGACGAGTCAAAAGGTATTGCCGTGATGGATGACGGAGCAATTGAGTTCACTGAAAACTGACGTACCGAGTTTTCAGGACGGGTTCTTACAACGCCGACTCGCTTGTTGAAGCTCATACTGCCCATTCCATTCCACCCCGAGCAGGACACGATTAATGAATCGGAAGACGAAAgctacaaaaaaaagggagaaagggTAGAgccgctggcgctgctggtgcatCCCCAGCAGCCGCTTTCCTACCTTGAGCGGTTGATACAGGCAGAGATACCTCCATTGCTGGTCCGTGGCCGCGAAAAGCTGCCTGATATCATCTTTCGAGCTGAGGCCGATCACCAGGAGTTCCCAGGGAGATCGGGAGAACGCGGCAAGAGCAATGTGGCGACGTATTCAGGACTGGGCCGCGAGGGTCCCACAAAGGACAAGGAGGCGAACTGGGTTCGATGGAGTGGCAGCACCGAGGTTGGAGACTTCATTCGAGATGCAGCCCGTGGGCGCGAGTTTGCGATTAATATCGAGGGCTTCAACCAGGAGCTTCGTGTGGCGGTGCCCAGCTTCAAGGATCGGACGTATTACATGCGATTGCAGCTTCGGCGGATGTCGAAAGACATTGACCAAATGAGTAAAATCAAATCCGAGTGCGATCTGTTGGCGCACAAGGGGGCGCACCGCTTGGCCCAGGGAGGCTTCGCGGCTCTCGCCGGCTGGTGGGGGGTTGTCTACTATGTGACGTTCCATACCGAGTTTGGATGGGATCTGGTAGAGCCGATCACGTACCTGGCTGGACTGGCGACTATCATGGGTGGTTACTTGTGGTTCCTGTTCATCAGCCGAGATCTGAGCTACAAGGCCGCGATGAACATTACGGTATCACGGCGGCAGCATGCGTTGTACCAGGAGCGAGGGTTTGATCCTCAGAAGTGGGAGCATCTGGTGCACGAGGCGAACACGCTGCGTCGAGAGATTAAGGCCGCGGCGGTGGAGTACGGCTATGACTGGGATGAGATGAAGGATctgggaggagaggaggtgAAGGAGATattggagaaggagaggaatgggaagaagaaggacagagatgacgatgacgttGGAGTTGACGACGAGACGATACAGCAGTCGAAGAAGACCAGAGAGGAGCCAAGCCGGAGCTAAGGGCGGGTATCTTTGGAGCAAAGATTTGATGTTTTTTATATGGATCGTACATACAATATCATGGCGTTTGGCAAATGTAGATGCGAGCGGGGATTATAGTCGAGAGCATAGATTAGTAGATGAGCGGACAAGCAACGAGCAGAGAGCACATCAACTTTGAATAGGGTTACATCCAACGAGCAGTTTCCTCCGTACAAGTAGACGAAATAGACATGACTCGTCACCAATATTTGCCGGATCAACGACGCGGTCCGCCCAGCCGAATGGGCCTATTTGCTAGTGTGCCACCATCGGCTGTCTGGGAGCGTCTAATTCGGTATAAAGAGGCAGTGGCGCAAGACTATTTGCGCTGGTCAGGCCACAGCAGCTCGTTCGGTTATGTTTGTTTGCTgggggaaggaaaaaaaaaaagtttgtcTCAGCTGTGTCatgaagcgagagagagaagtgcTGTAATGCTGTGATTCTATcaagaaagggaagaagaaaaaaaaaagcatgtGATGCaactgatgctgatgctgctgctgctgcttggcggCTGGAATGTCACCCGCGCCCATGCCAGCAACGCACCACCAAAAACTCCATCTCGATGCATCGCAGCAACGCACCCTGGGATATAAATCCGGGGcaaagccatggctgcaTAAGCTCTGGATGCTCTGCTGCCAACAGCTcctctttcagctgctgcagttACCCCGCCCCCGCTGCCGCATTTTGCTCCTGTTCGCTCCACACACCGTTGCATTGATTGTCCCTCCATTTGCTGATGATCTCCAGCACTGCAGCGTCTCTGCGTctctgcttcagcttcagcttctgcttctgcttctgcttctgctcctgctcctaacatcagcatcagcatctacATCTACACAATCCAATCCGTGGTAGACAGACGCAGAGAGACAAACCCCCGGCATCATATCATGgcgccgcagctgctgcatctgccgGACGGCCAGACCTTCACCGTCACGCCCGTCTTCGCCGGCCTGGGCTTCAAGAGCCACGAGATGAACATGCACCCCAACGCCTTCCCCATCGGCTGGAACGTCGTGCTGCACaccgaggaggaggtcgAGTCGCCCTTTGAGCCCTAcgagcgccgccgccgcagcgaCGCCGACGAGGCCGCCGCGCTCGCCACCGAGGGCGACgtcgacgacgacaacgacGACTTCAGCAACAAGAGCCGGTCGTCGcggccgtcgtcgtcgcgcACAAAGACGCGCGTGCACCCCTTTGTGCGGCCGACGCTGCACAACGACACGCTCTTCATCTCGTCCATCTCGAACCCGTCCAACTCCGACTTCAAGCCCGCCGCCAGCCCCACGCGCCAGATCGCCATGATGATGTGGGTGACGCTGTACTGGTACTTCCACCAGCCCAAGCCCAGCGCCCAGCTCGACGTGCCCGCCGCCAGAGACACGCCCGCCGACGCAAAGCCCCGCGGCGAGTGGCGCATCAACATCAAGCGCGACGGCGTGCTGCGCGGCCGCAACCTGATCCCCAAGCTGGAGCGCATGGGCCTgattgccgccgccgactcGGCCTGCGGCACCAGCCTCGACGACTGCGGCGACGAGTGGGCGCGCATGTTTGTCACCCAGCGCATGTTCTGGCAGATCCCCGGCCACCTGTTCCTCTTCACGCTGCAGCCGAACCATCGGTCCTTCTCGTCCGTGCCTGGGTCGCCGGTGGCTAGTCGTCCCAGCTCGCCCATTCACAGCGAGTCGTCCATGAGCCACTACCTGTCCATGGACAGCCTCGCGCGCCTGGACAACGACCTGCCTGGCGGGCCCATGCCCACGAGCATCCCGCCGGCGCACACCATCACCGTCCCCATGGGGCCCTTTTACTCGTCCTCGCATCTCCCGACGTActtcccccctcctccgCTGCAGTACACCTTTACAGATGGCGTTCGACACCCGGTACGGCCGAAACCCCATAGGATGGGGGAGATTTTCTACTCGCGCTTTGTGCCTAGTGTTGGTCGGTACTTGTCTCTGCGGGTTGCCTCGACGTCGACGAAGCCAGTCCCCTACTTGGGCCCCATTGGATCTAAGCCCCAGGAACACGTACACTTGACGTCTTTGACAGACATGCAGCTCCTGCAAACATGGATGTCAAAACCCCGAGTCAGCGAGTTCTGGGGCGAATACAAACCGGGCTTCCTAGAGGGCGTCCTACAGAAGCGACACTCGTTCCCCGTCATCGCTTCATGGGACGGCATCCCCTTTGGCTATTTTGAGATTTACTGGGTGAAGGAGGACATTCTTGGTCGACACCTGGCCACGGGCGCGGGCGACTTTGATCGCGGCATACACGTCTTCATTGGCGAGGAGTGGGCGAGGGGGAAAGTGCCTTTTTGGCTGACGAGTCTTGTGCACTGGTGCTTTATTGCGGATAATCGGACGATGAGCGTGTCGCTGGAGCCGCGGGTTGATAATGCTAGGTGagcatttccttttttctttttctctcttttagcGTTTTCTTGTactgatgctgatgaattGGATAGAATGATGCGACACCTCGACGAAGCAGGCTTTGGAAAAGAGAGGCAGATTTCCTTTCCGCATAAACAGTCGTGGCATGTAAGGCTGTGGCGGGACGCTTGGGAAGGGCCAGCGTTGTAAaggatttttaaaaagagGGAGTGAAGAAATTGAATTTGAAATGGGCAAATAGGCATACCTTGGTAGTCGATGGTAGCTTggcatgtttttttttttctttttatttaatcaAATAGCATAAGGGAGGGCGGAAAATACCCCTATGAGCGAGCTAAGCATGTATAATCGGCCGAGTCAAACTGACTGTTTAAGCCGAATGCATGAGTAATGGCACAACACTAAagaaagaattaaaaaaaaaaaaattatcatCACACAAGTCAAGAGTTACACTGTTCGTTTAAGCTACAATTGGTGCAATGTTCAATCTCGATTTGTTTTTGTATGGATAAATTTTCCTGTCCTTGTAAAACCAGCCCGTAATCAATCAACCCACCCTACATACGCCTTCCACAGTGTtgaatattttctaaagtttcgtttttttttaaaacaacATGACATGTAATGGAAACAAGTTATAACACAGAATATCACTTGTCAGTGAGTGACTCTAACCAACCCATCTGCGGGCACTGCGGAACATCCTCAGCCAAGGACCAAACTCGCCCCATTGCTCAAGATCCTCCGGAGGTGCATAGCTGGTAATATCCGCCATGATGGTACGCTCGGGGTGAGGCATCATGGCCACGACACGGCCATCGGGGCTCGACACACCAGCAACACCCATCGGGCTGCCGTTGGGGTTGTAGGGGTACTGCTCCGTCACGTTGCCGCGGTTGTCAATGTACCGCAGGGGGACCATGCCGGACTCTGTCAGGGTCTGGAGGGAGTTGGGCGAGGAGAACAAGGCGCGGCCCTCTCCGTGGGACACGACAATGGGCAGCTCGGAGCCGTCCATGCcgtggaagaagacggaggGCTTGGACTTGTCGACTTGCACCTTGACCATGCTGTAGCGGGCCTCGAACTGCTCGCTGGTGTTGTCCACAAAGTTGGGCCAGTCCTTGGCGCCGGGGATCAGTTCCTTGATTCTGGTGAGCATCTGGCAGCCGTTGCACACACCCAGCGCAAAGGTGTCGGGGCgcttgaagaaggcggcaAACTCCCTGCGAGTGTTGTCGTGCATCAGAATCGACTTGGCCCAACCCTGGCCAGCGCCGAGCACGTCACCGTACGAGAAGCCACCAGGAGCTGCTAAACCGGTGAAGTCGGCAAGTGAGCGGCCGTCCAAAATGTCAGTCATGTGGACGTCAATTGGCTCAAAGCCGGCCGCCTTGAAAGCGTAGGCCAGCTCTGCATAACCATTGACGCCCTGCTCTCTGAGAATAGCAACGCGGTGAGTTTTGCCAAAGAAGCCGGTGATGGAGGACGTCAGAGGAAGAATATTCTCGGCAGGATTGAATGACAACTTGTAGGAAAGGCCGGGGTCCGTAGAGTCAGCGATGGTCGAGAATTCAGACTCTGCACAAGCAGAGTTGTCTCTAATCTTTTGCATCTCAAAAGACGTCTTGGACCACCACTGCTGCATCTCGGTTCGATCAAGGGTGGTGAAAGTTGTGCCTCCATAGCGAATGTTCAGGTTTTGTTTGCCTGTTGTTCGAACGACACCAAACTTGCGGATTAGGCCGGGTGGAGGTCCGCAGGTAGCGAAGCACCGCTTGAAGTTGATTTCATCTTCAGCGCGGATCTGGAAGACAGCACCAATCTCCTCGTTGAACATGGCATCGATGATATCTTCGGGGTTGCCCGACTTGGAGATTCCATCCAGCATCATGTCGACACCGCAGCGACCAGCAAACATCATTTCCGCTACGGTCGCGATGAGACCACCGTCAGACCTATCGTGATAAGCGAGGACAACGCCGCTTCTGTGGAGCTGAGACAGGGCATCAAAGTAGTCCGTGATGAGATCAAAGTTCTTCATGTCGGGCGCCTTGTCACCAATAGCGCCGAGAGACTGTGCGAGTGCTGAGCCACCCATGGCTCTTCGTCCCTCTGCAAGATCGACAAACATGAGAGCAGTCTCCCCAACGTCTTCCACTCTGCGAAGCTGGGGAGTCCAAGTGCTGCGAATCTCACGCACGGTAGAAAAGGCGGAAATGACCACAGAGACTGGTGCCGTGACGTTCTTTgattcctctccatccttccACGATGCCTTCATTGACGTTGAATCCTTGCCGACAGGAATGCTGACCTTGAGTCTGGTGCACATTTCCATAGCTGCTTGGACTGCTTCATACAGAGCAGCTCCTTCACCAGCGTGATTCACAGCAGCCATCCAGTTGGCAGAGAGTTTAACGCGTCGCAGATCGGCTGTAACGTCGGCAGCACCAATGTTCATCAAACTTTCAGCAATGGCCATTCTCGCCGAAGCAGCAGGATCAATCAGGGCAAGCGTAGGCTTCTCTCCCATTGCCATGGCCTCACCAGTCTTTTGCTTGGTATCAAGGTGGAACGACGTGGCTGTTACCGCAACGTCGGCAACTGGGGTTTGCCAAGGTCCAACCATCTGATCGCGCACAGTGAGACCGCCGACAGTTCGATCGCCGATGGTTATCAAGAATGATTTGGAGCCAACTGCTGGCATTAAGAAGACGCGCTCAACAGCCTTCTTAAACAAGTCGGCTCCGCTCAGTTCTCCATATGCCTTTTGTAGGCTGGCCAAGGCATTGAAAGGAAGCAAGTTGGGCTTCTTGGAGACTACGTCTCTCTTCAATAAGCGCTTAGGAGGGAACAGGGCATCCATGGGCAAGTCAATCGGCCTGGGGTACTCCTTGGACTCTCTGTCGGTGAGAATAAGACTAGTAGCTCCGTGCTCATCTTTAGAGATCACAGTTCCGACGTCAGAAAATCCACATCGCTCACGTCGGCAGATGCTCGTGAAGCGGTTCATGCCATCAGCGTTAATAAGAAGGACATATCGCTCTTGAGCTTCGTTGCACCAAATTTCCAACGGGCTCATGCTCTGGTCCATACTCTCGACTTGGCGAAGCTCAAATTTTCCTCCGAATCCAGCGTCCTTCACAACTGGTTAAAGTTAGAACTGCAATAGATCAAAAGATATCACAGGGGGGTGCGTAAACTCACGCTCAGGGAGAGCATTGGACAGTCCACCAGCGCCAACATCGTGGATCATGCCTATCGGGTTCTGGTCACCCAGGGCAGTGCAAGTGTTGATGACCATTTGAGCGCGTCGTTCCATCTGCACTACTATTAGTAGCTGTTTCCTTAGGTGTCTGAATTATCATCCAGTAACGAGTCTGCTTACTTCAGGGTTACCACGCTGGACACTGGCAAAGTCGAGATCCGCATTGCTTTCCGCAGAGTCGCTGCTAGATGCGGCACCGCCACCCAGGCCAATGAGCATTGCAGGGCCTCCGAGAACGATGACATGGGCGCCCTCTCGAACATGCCTCTGCTCTTTTTCAGCATGCTGAGGTCGCACAGTTCCCATACCACCAGCAATCATAATGGGCTTGTGATAGCCCCGCCAGTTTGCAACATCTGATAAATCGGAGCTATCATTAGCATCCTCAGGTGTGAGGAGTGTCCTGAAGCAACCTGCGAGCGCGGGACGGCCAAATTCGTTGTTGAACCGCGCACTACCAATTGGTGCCTCTAGCATAATGTCCAAACTGCTAGCATAGTGGCGAGGCCGGCCAATGTCAGCCTCCCAGGGCGCTTTGTTGTCAGGGATAAGCAGGTCTGAGACCCAAAAGCCGCTTAGGCCGGCCTTGGTCGTAGAACCGCGTCCGACTGCGCCTTCATCTCTGATCTCTCCGCCTGAGCCGGTGGCTGCTCCAGGGAAAGGTCTAAGGGAACATGATTAGCTTCTATTCCAACACCAAAATCCCCAAATGGATGCATTTGCTACTCCTTGAACAGTCTATAATTGAAAATTGGCAAGTAACGAATGGAATTCTGCCGCGTTCAAGGGAAAAAGGAGTCTGGGAGGAACCTACGAGATGGCCGTGGGGTGGTTGTGCGTCTAATATGCAAGCTTTGTTAGAAGACCGCTTACTGGCAAGAGACAATCGCCATGCAAAATCATACCTCAACCTTGGTCAGGATATGGACGACTTCTGGAATGAGCTTCCATGAGCCGGTGGAATAATCCGGCGCCCAAACATTGGCATGATCGCCCTCAATAACCGCCGCGTTGTCACTGTAAGCAGAAACGGTGAAATCAGGCGTGGTCTTGTGAGTCGTCCTGATCATTTCAAACAGGCTCTTATCTTGGTCGACGCCATCGATGGTCCAAGCCGAGTTGAAGACCTTGTGTCGGCAATGCCTGTATATAACAGTGAGCAGCCCACTCATGAGAGTCAAACAGGGATACACTCATACTCTGAGTTAACCTGGGCAAACATGAACAGCTCGACATCGTGAGGCGGCCGTCCAAGCTTGGTGAAAGTGTCGACGAGATACTGCATCTCAGAGTCGTCGAGGCTCAGACCCATCTTGAGATTGTACTCTCTGAGAATCCGCATCGGATCCTCCTTGTCCGCGAAGATGTCGACAGCAACCAGAGGAGACGAAGACTTGGACTCAAACATCTGCACCAAAGACGGCGCCTGAGGGGTGAACAGCTCGGTCATGCGGTCGTGAAGCACATCGCGGAACGCGGCATCTCCGCCTTCGGGCAAGGCCTCCTCAAACTCAATGGAGATGCGACGGCCCCTCTCAATGCGCAAGACACGCTCTCTCAGGCCACAGACATGCGCAATGCTGGTGGCCTTGGAGCTCCATGGCGAAATGTAGCGAGGCGTTGCGTAGATGGTCATGGCATTGCCGGCAGTCTCGGAAGCCAGCCCCCAGCCCTTGACGTcgtgcagcagctcctcgaccTGCTCCAGAGTGTCGTGGGACGACACCTGCAGGTTCACATAGTAGATCCATTGGCCCTGGATGTCCTTGACCTTGGAGGGGCTGGACTTGTTGATGAGCTCCCTCAGCTTCTGGGCATCCGGGGCCGTGTAGCACGAGCCTCCGACAAGGACCTCGTACGGCATATTGAGGACTTCTGCGGCGGAGAAGAATCACACTGATGCCATAAGACGATTGAATGGAACGGAAGGCTTTTGCACCGGAGAGACGATGCAGCCCCAGGCCAAGCAAAAAAGTTGCGATGATAGAAATTATGCCCCTCTCTTATCAGTCGTGGTGGGGTGAAAATTTTCGGACCGGCAATCGGCCGCGTCGATCGCATAACTGTTTTCTATGACTCAAGCGGTACCTCTGGCCAACTAGCGCctggcagctccagcgagGTACTCTTTTCTCATTCGCTAACACATTCGCTAACATTGCGCTGGACTAACTCGCTATTGAAGATCGTGCGTCACGGCACAGACTATCCGTGGATAGTATCacgagagaagcagaaaaaatttagaagaaaaggaagggaaaaaaaaaaagtgaaaaagagagagaaaggaaagaaaagaaagtctCAATAAAAAGACTGGCGTTCCGTATAGCAATCTAGTGCGTGATTGGCCTATTTGCAGTGAATCTCAATGCATTTATTCAACGCGCTTGAACGTCCTCAAAGTGGAACGCACATGCAATAGAGCGCAAAGTTTGCGAGTGCATGGACGTAGCTGTTGTAGCAATGCGACTCCTCACCGCTTTGCGCATCGATTCACCATTATAGTATTCGACGTGGCAATCTTTTGCTAGGCATGGCTCGGATTCGAAACATCACTGATCTAGATCCAAATGAGAACATTGTCACTGCTTGGCCGCCGCGGCCAACGATTGTTCTCGTATTCAGGTCTCAATGCATGAGTAACCATACACGGCTCTCAAAGTTCAATATCCGATGTGGTTTCCTAAAAGGAAAAACATTTACAATATGAGTGAATCAATGTAACAGAATTatttagaaaaatatataaaccaAGGAACTGGGTGCTACTTGCATTAATCGTTAGCAGACTCAGGAAATATCTTCTAAATAAATATCCCTCGCCCGCATACCACTGAACCATCAGCTACTAAACAGAGCATTTCGCAAGGAGCAAAAATATCATCGCCATGTCGCTTCGTCTCAGGAACAGGCTCACCAGACAGGAGAATGA
The Trichoderma asperellum chromosome 7, complete sequence DNA segment above includes these coding regions:
- a CDS encoding uncharacterized protein (BUSCO:EOG092D07BL~MEROPS:MER0042827); its protein translation is MPYEVLVGGSCYTAPDAQKLRELINKSSPSKVKDIQGQWIYYVNLQVSSHDTLEQVEELLHDVKGWGLASETAGNAMTIYATPRYISPWSSKATSIAHVCGLRERVLRIERGRRISIEFEEALPEGGDAAFRDVLHDRMTELFTPQAPSLVQMFESKSSSPLVAVDIFADKEDPMRILREYNLKMGLSLDDSEMQYLVDTFTKLGRPPHDVELFMFAQVNSEHCRHKVFNSAWTIDGVDQDKSLFEMIRTTHKTTPDFTVSAYSDNAAVIEGDHANVWAPDYSTGSWKLIPEVVHILTKVETHNHPTAISPFPGAATGSGGEIRDEGAVGRGSTTKAGLSGFWVSDLLIPDNKAPWEADIGRPRHYASSLDIMLEAPIGSARFNNEFGRPALAGCFRTLLTPEDANDSSDLSDVANWRGYHKPIMIAGGMGTVRPQHAEKEQRHVREGAHVIVLGGPAMLIGLGGGAASSSDSAESNADLDFASVQRGNPEMERRAQMVINTCTALGDQNPIGMIHDVGAGGLSNALPELVKDAGFGGKFELRQVESMDQSMSPLEIWCNEAQERYVLLINADGMNRFTSICRRERCGFSDVGTVISKDEHGATSLILTDRESKEYPRPIDLPMDALFPPKRLLKRDVVSKKPNLLPFNALASLQKAYGELSGADLFKKAVERVFLMPAVGSKSFLITIGDRTVGGLTVRDQMVGPWQTPVADVAVTATSFHLDTKQKTGEAMAMGEKPTLALIDPAASARMAIAESLMNIGAADVTADLRRVKLSANWMAAVNHAGEGAALYEAVQAAMEMCTRLKVSIPVGKDSTSMKASWKDGEESKNVTAPVSVVISAFSTVREIRSTWTPQLRRVEDVGETALMFVDLAEGRRAMGGSALAQSLGAIGDKAPDMKNFDLITDYFDALSQLHRSGVVLAYHDRSDGGLIATVAEMMFAGRCGVDMMLDGISKSGNPEDIIDAMFNEEIGAVFQIRAEDEINFKRCFATCGPPPGLIRKFGVVRTTGKQNLNIRYGGTTFTTLDRTEMQQWWSKTSFEMQKIRDNSACAESEFSTIADSTDPGLSYKLSFNPAENILPLTSSITGFFGKTHRVAILREQGVNGYAELAYAFKAAGFEPIDVHMTDILDGRSLADFTGLAAPGGFSYGDVLGAGQGWAKSILMHDNTRREFAAFFKRPDTFALGVCNGCQMLTRIKELIPGAKDWPNFVDNTSEQFEARYSMVKVQVDKSKPSVFFHGMDGSELPIVVSHGEGRALFSSPNSLQTLTESGMVPLRYIDNRGNVTEQYPYNPNGSPMGVAGVSSPDGRVVAMMPHPERTIMADITSYAPPEDLEQWGEFGPWLRMFRSARRWVG
- a CDS encoding uncharacterized protein (EggNog:ENOG41), whose protein sequence is MAPQLLHLPDGQTFTVTPVFAGLGFKSHEMNMHPNAFPIGWNVVLHTEEEVESPFEPYERRRRSDADEAAALATEGDVDDDNDDFSNKSRSSRPSSSRTKTRVHPFVRPTLHNDTLFISSISNPSNSDFKPAASPTRQIAMMMWVTLYWYFHQPKPSAQLDVPAARDTPADAKPRGEWRINIKRDGVLRGRNLIPKLERMGLIAAADSACGTSLDDCGDEWARMFVTQRMFWQIPGHLFLFTLQPNHRSFSSVPGSPVASRPSSPIHSESSMSHYLSMDSLARLDNDLPGGPMPTSIPPAHTITVPMGPFYSSSHLPTYFPPPPLQYTFTDGVRHPVRPKPHRMGEIFYSRFVPSVGRYLSLRVASTSTKPVPYLGPIGSKPQEHVHLTSLTDMQLLQTWMSKPRVSEFWGEYKPGFLEGVLQKRHSFPVIASWDGIPFGYFEIYWVKEDILGRHLATGAGDFDRGIHVFIGEEWARGKVPFWLTSLVHWCFIADNRTMSVSLEPRVDNARMMRHLDEAGFGKERQISFPHKQSWHVRLWRDAWEGPAL
- a CDS encoding uncharacterized protein (TransMembrane:2 (i311-331o343-362i)); translated protein: MFGASARSSLGVLPLISRSQALPRAHQWLKPSIQQRFHTPIRNFSTSRGLYEDGSKRKSKHLHEKGQEADEEDGRRHGAQKKADDRPWHRLSGSKQYKETSPDPSGGDESKGRVLTTPTRLLKLILPIPFHPEQDTINESEDESYKKKGERVEPLALLVHPQQPLSYLERLIQAEIPPLLVRGREKLPDIIFRAEADHQEFPGRSGERGKSNVATYSGLGREGPTKDKEANWVRWSGSTEVGDFIRDAARGREFAINIEGFNQELRVAVPSFKDRTYYMRLQLRRMSKDIDQMSKIKSECDLLAHKGAHRLAQGGFAALAGWWGVVYYVTFHTEFGWDLVEPITYLAGLATIMGGYLWFLFISRDLSYKAAMNITVSRRQHALYQERGFDPQKWEHLVHEANTLRREIKAAAVEYGYDWDEMKDLGGEEVKEILEKERNGKKKDRDDDDVGVDDETIQQSKKTREEPSRS